CACAGCAGCGCCGAAATCCGCGACATGCTGCTGCTGCGCCAGCACACCACCGGCTACAAACTGCATTTTTTGCCGGAAAAGGATAAGGAAGTGGCCGAAGACGCTTCCGAAGAAGACTTGGCCGCCGCACAAAAAGAGCGGAAGGAGAAATATTTTCGGCAGATGTTCGAGGCCTGTGGCGGAAATATCCACGCCGCGCTCTATTACTGGCAGTTGAGCGTCCACTATGACCTGGAGAGCAAGGAGATCCGCGTCTGCCCGCTGGGCCGGATCGATTACCGCTTTGTGAAGAGTCTCGATCGCCTCTACCTTTTCAGCCTCTCCGAGGTCATCAGCCATGGAGGGCTCTCAGTGGGAGAGCACAGTGAAATCTTCCGCCTTTCTCCCCTGCGCAGCCAGCTGACCCTCGACTATCTCGGGCAGATCAATCTGCTCGACGTCGCCGAAACCGAAGCCGAAGGTCTCGGGCGCCGCTATACCATCAACCCGATTTTTGTCGGGCCGGTCAGCGATATCCTGGTATCCCAGAACATCCTCTACTGACGGGGAAATCCATATGAAAGACGAAACCGCTAAATTTATTACCGAACTGTTCAGCGACAGCCGCCTGCTGGTGGCCCTGGCCGTCATTGTCGCCGTCTGGCTCTTCACACGGGCCCTGCAGAAACTGGCTGAAATTCTGGCCGACAAGTTTTCCCGCTACCGCCTATTCATCTCCAGCCTCTTTCCCGTACTGCGACTGCTGACCTGGCTCATCGCCATTCCGGCCATCACCTTCTCCATCCTCGAACCTCCCATGAACACGGTGCTGGCCATCACGGCTTCGGCCGGCCTGGCCATCGGCCTCGGCGCCCAGGATCTCATCCGCAACCTCATCGCCGGCATCCTCATCCTCTTCGACCGCCCCTTTCGGGTGGGCGACATGGTTAAAGCGGGGGATCATTATGGGGAAATCACCGATATCGGGCTGCGCTCCGTCACCCTGCATACCTTCGATGACAGCTATGTCACCCTGCCCAACTCCATGGTGCTGGGCCAGGCCGTTTCCAATTCCAACACGGGAGAACTCGATGAGATGATCGTCACCGAGCTTCTGCTGCCGGCCGCCATCGACACCCAGACGGTCCGGGAGATTGCCTGGGAGGCGGCGGCCTGCTCACCCTACGTCTATCTGAAAAAACCGATCACCATCATCGTTGAAGATCATTTCGACTTCACCTTTCTCACCCGTTACAAGATCAAGGCCTATGTACTCGACGTCCGTCTGGAGCGTCTGATGGCCAGCGACATCACCGAGCGTATCAAGCAGGAGATCAATCGGCGGGGTTTGCTGCCTCAGGCTGAGGCCAATAAGAGCCTTCAGGCTACCGGTCCCTTGCCTGCGACGCCGGCCCCAGCGGAGAAGAGTACTCCGTGAACTGGACCATCCTGCTCGTCTTCCTTTTTGTCTACCTTGGCATGATCCTCGGCCGACTGCCCGGCTTTGCCCTCGACCGCACCGGCATTGCCCTGCTTGGCGCCCTGCTGCTGCTTGTCACCGACCAACTGACCCTGACCGAAGCCTGGCTGGCCGTCGATGTGCCGACCATCGCCCTGCTCTTTGGCCTGATGATCGTCTCCGCCCAGTTCCGGCTCGGCGGTTTTTACAGTCGGCTGACTCTGGGGCTGGCCGCAGCAGATCGCTCCCCCGAACGTCTGCTGGCCCTGATGATTGCTGCCAGCGGCCTGCTCTCGGCCCTGCTCGCCAACGATATCGTCTGCCTGGCCATGGCGCCCATGCTGGTGGAAGGCTGCCTGCGGCGGCAACTCAACCCCAGACCCTTTCTGCTGGCCCTGGCCTGTGCCGCCAATGTGGGTTCGGCCGCCACCCTCATCGGCAATCCCCAGAACATGCTCATCGGCCAGAGTCTCGAGCTGTCCTTTGCCGGCTATCTTCTCGACGGCGGCCTGCCCGCCCTGCTCGGTCTCGGCCTGACCTGGTGGATCATCGCCCGCGTCTATCGCGGGCGTTGGCACTGCGAGCTGCCTCCCCTGAAGGTCGAGGCGCCCGTCTATGACCCTTGGCAAACACGCAAGGGTTTTCTCGTGCTGATTCTGCTGGTCGCCGCCTTTCTCGTGGCGCCCTGGCCTCGGGAACTGCTGGCCCTGGCCGCGGCGGGCTTCCTGCTTAGCAGCCGTCACCTCGCCTCGCGGCGTATCCTGGCTCTGGTCGACTGGCAGCTACTCGTCCTATTCATTGGCCTCTTCATCGTCAATCAGGCTTTGGCCGATGCCGGCTTGCTGGCTCAGGGCATGCAGGCCCTCGCCGCCACCGGCGTCGATCTGCACCAGCCCGGTTGGCTCTTCGCCGTCACCGTGCCCCTCGCCAATCTCGTCTCCAACGTGCCGGCCACCCTGCTGCTGCTGCCCGCCGCCACCCACCCCCTGGCCGGACCGGTCCTCGCCCTGGCCAGCACTCTGGCCGGCAACCTGCTTATCGTCGGCAGCATCGCCAACATCATCGTCGTCGACCAGGCCGCCCGGCTTGGTATCACCATCGACTGGCGTGAGCATGCCCGCATCGGCATCCCCGTTACCCTGGCGACCCTCACCGTCGCCGCCCTGTGGCTCTGGTGGCGGGCTGGAATGATCGCTGGCGGCTAGCCGCGAGAAAGGATGATTCATGACCGCCGTTCCCTCCCTGCGCCTTCGCTCTCTCAACGACAAGGCCCCGCGGCCCGAGGGGCAGTTCGTCCTCTACTGGATGGTCGCCTTTCGGCGCCCGCACTGGAATTTCGCCCTGCAACACGCCGTGGAACTCGCCCTGAAATACCAGCGTCCCCTGCTGGTGGTGGAGAGCCTGCGCTGTGATTATCCCTGGGCCAGCGATCGCCTCCATACTTTTCTCCTCGACGGCATGGCCGACAACGCCCGTCTGTTGCGAGATAGCCCTGTCACCTATCACCCCTATGTGGAGCCGCATCCTGGCGCTGCAAAGGGACTCATCCTTTTTCTCGCCCGGTCTGCCTGCGCCATCGTCAGCGATGATTTCCCCTGTTTTATTCTGCCCGACATGCTCCAGACCGCCGCAGCGCAATGCCCTGTGGCCTTCACCGCCGTGGACAGCAACGGCATCCTGCCCCTGCGAGCCACCGAGACCCTCTATCCCTCAGCCTATGCCTTCCGCCGTTTTCTGCAGAAAAACCTGGTCGGCCCCCTGCTCAGCCCCCCCCAGGCCGATCCTCTCAAGGGACTGCCGCTGCCCGAGCTGAAACCGCTTCCCGAAGAGTTAAGCCAGCGCTGGCCGGCCTGCCCTGTCGAACGACTTCAGAAGCCGCAAACGGTGCTCGCCGAGCTTCCCCTCGACCACAGCGTACCCCCTGTCGACATTAAAGGCGGCCCCCTCGCAGCCCAAAAAAACATGGAGGACTTTCTCCAGCACAAGCTAAGCCGCTACGCCAATGAACGCAACGAACCAGAAGCCGAGGTCACCAGCGGGCTCTCTCCCTATCTGCACTTCGGCCATATCAGCGCCCACCAGATCGTCCACGAGCTGTTGCAGACTCAGGGCTGGTCTCCTCACCGCCTCGAAAGCAAAC
The sequence above is a segment of the Desulfuromonas sp. KJ2020 genome. Coding sequences within it:
- a CDS encoding mechanosensitive ion channel family protein codes for the protein MKDETAKFITELFSDSRLLVALAVIVAVWLFTRALQKLAEILADKFSRYRLFISSLFPVLRLLTWLIAIPAITFSILEPPMNTVLAITASAGLAIGLGAQDLIRNLIAGILILFDRPFRVGDMVKAGDHYGEITDIGLRSVTLHTFDDSYVTLPNSMVLGQAVSNSNTGELDEMIVTELLLPAAIDTQTVREIAWEAAACSPYVYLKKPITIIVEDHFDFTFLTRYKIKAYVLDVRLERLMASDITERIKQEINRRGLLPQAEANKSLQATGPLPATPAPAEKSTP
- a CDS encoding SLC13 family permease; this translates as MNWTILLVFLFVYLGMILGRLPGFALDRTGIALLGALLLLVTDQLTLTEAWLAVDVPTIALLFGLMIVSAQFRLGGFYSRLTLGLAAADRSPERLLALMIAASGLLSALLANDIVCLAMAPMLVEGCLRRQLNPRPFLLALACAANVGSAATLIGNPQNMLIGQSLELSFAGYLLDGGLPALLGLGLTWWIIARVYRGRWHCELPPLKVEAPVYDPWQTRKGFLVLILLVAAFLVAPWPRELLALAAAGFLLSSRHLASRRILALVDWQLLVLFIGLFIVNQALADAGLLAQGMQALAATGVDLHQPGWLFAVTVPLANLVSNVPATLLLLPAATHPLAGPVLALASTLAGNLLIVGSIANIIVVDQAARLGITIDWREHARIGIPVTLATLTVAALWLWWRAGMIAGG
- a CDS encoding deoxyribodipyrimidine photolyase — encoded protein: MTAVPSLRLRSLNDKAPRPEGQFVLYWMVAFRRPHWNFALQHAVELALKYQRPLLVVESLRCDYPWASDRLHTFLLDGMADNARLLRDSPVTYHPYVEPHPGAAKGLILFLARSACAIVSDDFPCFILPDMLQTAAAQCPVAFTAVDSNGILPLRATETLYPSAYAFRRFLQKNLVGPLLSPPQADPLKGLPLPELKPLPEELSQRWPACPVERLQKPQTVLAELPLDHSVPPVDIKGGPLAAQKNMEDFLQHKLSRYANERNEPEAEVTSGLSPYLHFGHISAHQIVHELLQTQGWSPHRLESKPRGQKEGWWGLDVNAEAFLDQLITWRELGFNMCALNPLYDRYESLPPWARASLEAHADDPRQTLYTLDEFAAATTHDPLWNAAQRQLVREGRLHNYLRMLWGKKILEWTRHPRQALEVMIELNNRYALDGRDPNSTSGIFWCLGRYDRPWGERPIFGKIRTMSSERTAKKVRVRTYLETYGE